One Cyanobacteria bacterium GSL.Bin1 genomic window carries:
- a CDS encoding flavin oxidoreductase: MVQTATPVKPRDVQVADIGTKTKVLRSRAWEQLKFEVEYSRQKGTTSNSYLIQAEKIALIDPPGQSFTEIYLATLEQNLDWRQLDYIILQHVNPNRLATLKALVEKAPQAKIVCSKPALNALKDTLETTQIQIIKDQDTLDLGQGHQLKFLSVPTPRWVDGLCTYDPQTQILYTDKFFGAHCCGEAIFDENWKQLDQDRRFYFDCLHAAQSKQLETAIAKFTPLPSKIYAPAHGPLIKYSLSRFRYDYQQWCQEQSQQELKVALLYASAYGSTAAIANAIADGLIQSQVAVESINCEFASSEEITEAIQTCDGFIIGSPTLGGHPPTQIQTALGIILANATKTKLAGVFGSYGWSGEAIDILENKLRDAHYSFGFEPIRVRFSPTAAMLEQGKLAGKTFTQTLKKTKKLRTPRQGITETKIDRTEQAVGRIVGSLCVLTTCQDNQHRGVLISWVSQATFNPPGIMLAISQEQSHHLIAQPGDQFVLNILKEGRTIRRLFSEQISHSFDSVTTQSASNGCLIIEEGLAYLECTVQNRLAFAETLAQGSSDHILLYATVDRGEVLENQGMTAIQYRKSGSHY, encoded by the coding sequence ATGGTACAAACTGCTACCCCTGTCAAGCCGAGAGATGTGCAAGTTGCAGACATTGGAACGAAGACAAAAGTGCTGCGATCGCGCGCTTGGGAACAATTAAAATTTGAAGTAGAGTATTCTCGGCAAAAAGGAACTACCTCCAATTCTTATCTCATTCAAGCCGAAAAAATTGCTCTTATTGATCCCCCTGGACAATCGTTTACCGAAATTTATTTAGCAACCTTAGAACAGAATTTGGATTGGCGACAGTTAGATTACATTATCTTACAGCACGTCAATCCCAATCGCTTGGCAACCTTAAAAGCATTAGTTGAAAAAGCCCCACAAGCGAAAATTGTTTGTTCTAAACCGGCGCTCAATGCCCTCAAAGATACCTTAGAAACCACTCAAATTCAAATCATTAAAGATCAAGATACTTTAGATTTAGGACAAGGACATCAGTTAAAATTTCTGAGTGTTCCCACACCGCGTTGGGTGGATGGATTATGCACTTACGATCCGCAAACCCAAATCCTTTATACTGACAAATTTTTTGGGGCGCATTGTTGTGGCGAAGCGATTTTTGATGAGAATTGGAAACAATTGGATCAAGACCGTCGTTTCTATTTTGATTGTCTTCATGCCGCCCAAAGCAAACAATTAGAAACCGCGATCGCTAAGTTTACGCCCCTTCCCAGCAAAATTTATGCTCCCGCCCACGGTCCTTTAATTAAATATAGTCTCAGTCGGTTTCGCTATGACTATCAGCAGTGGTGCCAAGAACAAAGCCAGCAAGAACTGAAAGTTGCCCTACTCTATGCTTCAGCGTATGGTAGCACAGCAGCGATTGCCAACGCGATCGCGGATGGTTTGATTCAGTCACAAGTTGCAGTAGAATCAATCAATTGTGAATTTGCCTCTTCTGAAGAAATTACCGAAGCGATTCAAACCTGTGATGGCTTTATTATCGGTTCTCCAACTTTAGGCGGTCATCCCCCCACCCAAATTCAAACCGCGTTAGGGATTATTCTCGCCAATGCGACAAAAACTAAATTAGCAGGGGTGTTTGGTTCTTACGGCTGGAGTGGAGAAGCCATTGATATCTTAGAAAATAAACTGCGGGATGCCCATTACAGCTTTGGCTTTGAACCAATCCGCGTTCGCTTTAGTCCCACTGCTGCCATGTTAGAACAGGGGAAACTTGCCGGAAAAACATTTACCCAAACCCTGAAAAAGACAAAAAAACTGCGGACTCCTCGCCAAGGGATTACCGAAACCAAAATTGATCGCACTGAACAAGCTGTGGGAAGAATTGTCGGGTCGTTATGTGTTCTCACCACTTGCCAGGATAATCAGCATCGCGGTGTTTTAATTTCTTGGGTATCGCAAGCAACCTTTAATCCTCCTGGTATCATGCTTGCCATTTCTCAAGAACAAAGTCATCACTTAATCGCTCAACCGGGGGATCAATTCGTGTTAAATATTCTCAAGGAAGGGCGAACTATCAGAAGACTTTTTTCAGAGCAAATCAGTCATTCCTTTGACTCCGTCACCACCCAAAGCGCAAGTAATGGCTGCCTAATCATTGAAGAGGGTTTGGCGTATTTAGAATGTACCGTTCAAAATCGTTTAGCCTTTGCTGAAACACTCGCTCAAGGCAGCAGCGATCATATTTTATTGTATGCCACGGTTGATCGGGGAGAAGTTTTAGAAAACCAAGGCATGACGGCAATTCAATACCGCAAATCGGGCAGTCACTATTAA
- a CDS encoding MBL fold metallo-hydrolase, translating to MVGLINSQQSSASTQRLTLQTTEIAAETTAIRCLDWDRERFDIEFPLENGTTYNSFIIRGEKLALVDTSHVKFRQLYLDLIRNLIDPAELDYLIISHTEPDHSGLVQDILAMAPQVTVIGAKVAIQFLENMVHQPFQSQIVKNGDRVDLGNGHELEFVSAPNLHWPDTIFTYDSKTQVLYTCDAFGMHYCDEPTYDENLELIEADFQYYYDCLMKPNARSVLAAIKRMGKLDVGQIATGHGPLLQYHRSELVNRYHDWSKAQTKTDTLVALFYSEYGYSDDLARAIAQGITKTGVAVELVNWNDTEPQEVRELVEQARGLVLGMPAQSDPEAHQILNTVLAAVHGKQTIGLFEAGGGEDEPIYPLRNQFQEIGLTEAFAPILVKAAPDRALHQVCEEAGTDLGQWLTRDRNVKEIKAIDNSLQKALGRISNGLYIITAQKGEINSAMIASWVMQASLNPLGVAIAVAKDRAIESFLQSSDRFVLNVLEEGNYQHLIKHFLKRFPPGADRFEGIKTVPANNGSPIIAESLAYIECQVTRRLECSDHWIIYSKVEGGRVSKFEGLTAVHHRKVGNYY from the coding sequence ATGGTTGGACTTATTAATTCTCAGCAATCTTCTGCATCGACTCAGAGACTGACGTTACAAACTACGGAAATTGCCGCAGAAACGACTGCAATTCGTTGTCTAGATTGGGATCGTGAACGCTTTGATATTGAATTTCCCTTAGAAAATGGAACCACTTACAATTCTTTTATTATTCGAGGGGAAAAACTGGCTTTAGTTGACACCTCTCATGTCAAGTTTCGCCAACTTTATTTGGATTTAATCCGTAATTTAATTGATCCCGCAGAACTGGATTATCTAATTATTAGTCATACCGAACCCGATCATAGCGGTTTAGTCCAAGATATTTTAGCAATGGCTCCCCAGGTCACTGTTATTGGGGCGAAGGTGGCAATTCAGTTTCTGGAAAATATGGTGCATCAGCCATTTCAATCGCAAATTGTGAAAAACGGCGATCGCGTTGATCTCGGAAACGGACACGAGTTGGAATTTGTCTCTGCACCGAACTTACATTGGCCCGATACTATTTTCACCTATGATTCCAAAACCCAAGTTCTTTACACCTGCGATGCGTTTGGGATGCACTATTGCGACGAACCAACGTATGACGAGAACTTGGAACTGATTGAGGCGGACTTTCAATATTATTACGATTGCTTGATGAAGCCCAATGCCCGTTCAGTGTTAGCAGCGATCAAACGGATGGGCAAACTGGATGTCGGTCAAATTGCCACGGGACATGGCCCCCTATTACAATACCATCGTTCAGAATTAGTCAATCGCTATCACGACTGGAGTAAAGCGCAAACGAAAACGGATACGTTAGTCGCTCTGTTTTATTCTGAATATGGGTATAGTGATGATCTCGCGCGCGCGATCGCGCAGGGAATTACCAAAACCGGCGTTGCGGTAGAACTGGTGAATTGGAACGATACCGAACCGCAAGAAGTGCGAGAGTTAGTGGAACAGGCTAGGGGCTTAGTGCTGGGGATGCCCGCGCAATCAGATCCAGAAGCCCATCAAATCCTAAACACTGTTTTAGCAGCAGTCCACGGCAAACAGACCATTGGTCTTTTTGAAGCCGGTGGGGGTGAAGATGAACCGATTTATCCGTTACGGAATCAGTTTCAAGAAATTGGACTCACCGAAGCCTTTGCCCCAATTTTAGTGAAAGCCGCACCGGATCGTGCCCTCCATCAAGTTTGCGAGGAAGCAGGAACGGATTTAGGACAATGGCTAACGCGCGATCGAAACGTGAAAGAAATTAAAGCGATTGACAATAGTTTACAGAAAGCCCTTGGTCGCATCAGTAACGGTTTATATATTATTACTGCTCAAAAAGGGGAAATTAACAGTGCGATGATTGCCTCATGGGTGATGCAAGCCAGTTTGAATCCGTTGGGCGTCGCCATTGCGGTGGCAAAAGATCGCGCCATTGAATCTTTTTTACAAAGCAGCGATCGCTTTGTCTTGAACGTTCTAGAAGAAGGGAATTATCAACATTTAATTAAACATTTTCTGAAACGATTTCCCCCTGGCGCGGATCGCTTTGAAGGGATTAAAACCGTTCCGGCAAATAATGGTTCCCCGATTATTGCTGAGTCTTTAGCGTATATAGAATGTCAAGTCACCAGACGTTTAGAATGCAGTGATCACTGGATTATTTATAGCAAAGTCGAAGGGGGAAGAGTCTCAAAATTCGAGGGATTAACGGCAGTCCATCATCGCAAAGTGGGTAATTATTATTAA
- a CDS encoding nitrogenase: protein MVYFLLNQQQATHPARDWLFPLRQQLNRLQIRQESTAHFICRLIPMQCPFEQDIYLFGRKIGHIPPLCKLNPLYEELIGLRFRALCYLADECGQDVSCYC, encoded by the coding sequence ATGGTTTATTTTCTACTCAATCAGCAACAAGCAACCCACCCCGCCAGAGATTGGCTTTTTCCCCTGCGCCAACAGTTGAATCGGCTACAAATTCGCCAGGAATCAACAGCGCATTTCATCTGTCGATTAATCCCAATGCAATGTCCTTTTGAACAGGATATTTATCTGTTTGGACGCAAAATTGGTCATATTCCCCCCCTGTGTAAACTTAATCCCCTCTACGAAGAGTTAATCGGGTTAAGATTTCGCGCTTTGTGCTACTTAGCGGATGAATGCGGACAAGATGTCAGTTGCTATTGCTAA
- a CDS encoding methyltransferase domain-containing protein → MLLQPEQRQKLDPNSDNDFYAIPRLVTHVDEPFIDQLSQLYRERLQPNTRILDMMSSWVSHLPDDIKFAHVEGHGMNEEELARNPRLDHYFVQNLNENRTFPFPDQEFDAVLNAVSVQYLQYPEEIFQEIHRVLKPGGIAIISFSNRMFYQKAISAWRDSSEAMRVELVKRYFKVAGGFSEPEVIQKQPSVPAIFQMLGMGGSDPFYAVLADARH, encoded by the coding sequence ATGTTACTGCAACCTGAACAACGCCAAAAACTTGATCCTAATAGTGATAATGACTTCTATGCCATCCCACGCTTAGTGACTCATGTGGATGAACCGTTTATTGATCAATTAAGTCAACTCTATCGGGAACGACTCCAGCCCAATACTCGCATTCTTGACATGATGAGTAGTTGGGTGTCTCATCTTCCCGATGACATAAAATTTGCTCATGTGGAAGGACATGGGATGAACGAGGAAGAACTCGCCCGTAACCCCCGCCTAGATCATTACTTTGTCCAAAATTTGAATGAAAATCGCACCTTTCCCTTCCCCGATCAAGAATTTGATGCCGTTTTAAATGCCGTTTCGGTGCAGTATCTCCAATATCCTGAAGAAATTTTTCAAGAGATTCATCGCGTCTTAAAACCCGGTGGGATCGCGATCATTAGTTTTTCCAATCGGATGTTTTATCAAAAAGCGATTTCTGCTTGGCGCGATAGTAGTGAAGCGATGCGAGTGGAGTTAGTGAAGCGATATTTCAAAGTGGCGGGTGGCTTTAGCGAACCGGAAGTGATTCAAAAGCAACCGTCTGTTCCTGCTATTTTCCAAATGTTGGGGATGGGAGGAAGCGACCCCTTTTATGCGGTTTTAGCCGATGCGAGACATTAA
- the argF gene encoding ornithine carbamoyltransferase, whose translation MKGRNLLSLADLTAHELETLLNLAHKLKTGYCPRSAANQVLGLLFYKASTRTRVSFSVAMYHLGGQVIDLNPQAMQVGRGEPIQDTARVLAGYLDAIAIRTFAQQDIEQFAEYADIPVINALSDLSHPCQILADLLTMQEQFQKLEGLTLSYLGDGNNVAHSLLLGCALAGVNIRIATPVTYQPDPAIVEQAKRLAQPGTEITLTDDAKAAVEGVEVIYTDVWASMGQEDLAAERLPVFQPFQVNEELVNLASPEAIILHCLPAHRGEEITEDVLESARSRVWQQAENRMHAQKALLASVLGLVD comes from the coding sequence ATGAAGGGACGAAATTTACTTAGCCTTGCCGACCTAACCGCTCACGAATTAGAAACACTTTTAAACTTAGCCCACAAGTTGAAAACTGGATATTGTCCGCGTTCTGCTGCCAATCAAGTTTTAGGGCTGTTATTTTATAAGGCTTCGACACGGACGCGAGTTTCTTTTAGTGTGGCGATGTATCATTTGGGCGGTCAGGTGATTGATTTGAACCCGCAAGCGATGCAAGTGGGACGAGGGGAACCGATTCAAGATACCGCCAGGGTTTTAGCGGGTTATTTAGACGCGATCGCGATTCGGACCTTTGCCCAACAAGATATCGAACAGTTTGCGGAGTACGCCGATATCCCAGTGATTAATGCCTTAAGTGATTTGTCCCATCCCTGCCAAATTTTAGCGGATTTACTGACGATGCAAGAACAGTTTCAGAAGCTAGAGGGATTAACGTTGAGCTATCTCGGAGATGGGAATAATGTAGCGCATTCCCTGTTGTTAGGCTGTGCGTTAGCTGGGGTGAATATTCGCATTGCCACCCCAGTAACTTATCAACCCGATCCTGCAATTGTGGAACAAGCGAAACGCCTTGCCCAACCTGGAACGGAAATTACCCTCACCGATGATGCGAAAGCCGCAGTGGAAGGTGTCGAAGTCATCTACACTGATGTTTGGGCAAGTATGGGACAAGAAGATTTAGCAGCGGAACGGTTACCGGTGTTTCAACCGTTTCAAGTGAATGAAGAATTGGTCAATTTAGCCTCTCCCGAAGCAATTATCTTACATTGTTTACCGGCTCATCGAGGAGAAGAAATTACAGAAGATGTTTTAGAGTCAGCGCGATCGCGCGTTTGGCAACAAGCAGAAAATCGGATGCATGCGCAAAAAGCCTTACTGGCGAGTGTTTTGGGTTTAGTGGATTAA
- a CDS encoding transposase, which translates to MLNLRYNYKIIPTKEQIEKIELNLCVCKSVWNHALAERKLWSNSRSCQINACSIQSEYIVPPFEYPTYHTQSANLTQAKKTNPFLKSGNAQAMQQTLRKLDRAFNDMRAKGKGFPRFKKRMKSFNLISNKIEVQGNKIKMPLLKEVRFVKSRNIPDGFKIKQVQIVKKGSGYYVNLALELDVDLPTPQPHGHAIGIDVGIKSMIATSDGLRVKRPKFLDHVLRQIELLQRRRRNKKRGSNKYLKLQKRIARLHEKVANKRKDYHFKLAHQLCTSSGMIFVEEINFTAWSRGMFGKQSLDMGLGQFFTILEQICAKTDTYFAKVNKDYTSQVCPNCGVNTGKKDLSQRLHICSECGYEQDRDVAAAEVVMKRGVAELVEALTAVGAPVVKQPSHGGLSGAIA; encoded by the coding sequence ATGCTGAATCTGAGGTACAACTACAAAATCATTCCAACCAAAGAACAGATCGAGAAGATTGAACTTAACCTCTGTGTCTGTAAGTCGGTCTGGAATCATGCGTTAGCCGAGCGCAAGCTCTGGTCTAACAGCCGTAGTTGTCAGATTAATGCGTGTTCAATCCAGTCTGAGTATATCGTACCACCGTTTGAATATCCCACCTATCACACTCAATCGGCTAATCTAACTCAAGCTAAGAAGACGAACCCGTTTCTGAAATCTGGAAATGCTCAAGCAATGCAACAGACGTTAAGGAAACTTGACCGTGCTTTTAATGACATGAGAGCTAAAGGGAAAGGGTTTCCGCGTTTTAAGAAGCGGATGAAGTCTTTTAACCTGATTAGCAACAAGATTGAAGTTCAAGGCAACAAGATTAAGATGCCTTTGCTTAAAGAGGTAAGGTTCGTTAAATCTAGGAATATTCCAGACGGGTTCAAGATTAAACAAGTTCAAATTGTGAAGAAAGGGTCTGGCTACTACGTCAACTTAGCTCTTGAACTTGATGTAGATCTTCCAACGCCCCAACCTCATGGTCACGCCATCGGGATCGACGTGGGAATAAAAAGCATGATAGCAACCTCGGACGGCTTAAGGGTAAAGCGACCCAAGTTCCTTGATCACGTTCTACGCCAGATTGAATTACTGCAAAGAAGACGACGGAACAAGAAACGAGGTTCTAACAAATACCTTAAGCTACAGAAGAGGATTGCACGACTTCACGAAAAGGTAGCCAACAAGCGTAAAGATTACCACTTCAAACTTGCTCATCAACTCTGTACTAGCTCAGGAATGATATTTGTCGAAGAGATCAACTTCACTGCTTGGAGCAGAGGGATGTTTGGTAAGCAGTCTCTCGATATGGGATTGGGTCAGTTCTTCACGATTCTGGAGCAGATCTGCGCCAAAACAGATACATATTTCGCCAAGGTAAACAAAGATTACACTTCCCAAGTTTGTCCCAACTGCGGAGTCAACACAGGCAAGAAAGATTTGAGCCAACGTCTCCACATCTGTTCTGAATGCGGATATGAGCAAGATCGTGATGTCGCTGCTGCTGAAGTGGTAATGAAACGTGGTGTTGCTGAGCTTGTCGAAGCATTAACTGCGGTCGGTGCGCCCGTGGTGAAACAGCCCAGTCATGGCGGTCTGTCGGGGGCAATAGCCTAG
- a CDS encoding GuaB3 family IMP dehydrogenase-related protein translates to MSVDIQIGQGKTARRAYGIDEIALVPGRRTLDPSLPDTTWQLGNLTREIPIIASAMDGVVDVKMAVLLSELGALGVLNLEGIQTRYEDPKPILDRIASVGKTEFVGLMQELYAAPIQPELIKKRISEIKSQGGIAAVSATPAGAAKYGDAVAEIGADVFFVQATVVSTAHLSPDAVIPLDLAQFCERMPMPVILGNCVTEAVAYDLMKAGASGVLVGIGPGAACTSRGVLGVGVPQATAVADCAAAREQYYQETGRYVPIIADGGLVTGGDICKCIACGADAVMIGSPFARAAEAPGQGFHWGMATPSPVLPRGTRISVGTTGSVKEILTGPARLDDGTHNLLGALKTSMGTLGAKNLKEMQQVEVVIAPSLLTEGKVYQKAQQLGMGK, encoded by the coding sequence ATGAGTGTAGATATTCAAATTGGTCAAGGAAAAACCGCGCGTCGCGCCTATGGAATTGATGAAATTGCACTAGTTCCGGGACGACGCACACTAGATCCCAGTTTACCGGACACGACCTGGCAACTGGGCAATCTAACACGAGAAATTCCCATCATCGCCAGTGCAATGGATGGCGTGGTGGATGTGAAAATGGCAGTTTTGCTTTCAGAATTGGGAGCCTTGGGCGTATTAAATCTGGAGGGGATTCAAACCCGCTACGAAGACCCAAAGCCGATTTTGGACCGCATTGCTTCTGTTGGGAAAACCGAATTTGTGGGCTTAATGCAAGAATTGTATGCTGCCCCCATTCAACCGGAATTAATTAAAAAGCGCATCAGTGAAATTAAATCTCAAGGTGGCATTGCTGCAGTCAGTGCAACGCCGGCAGGTGCTGCTAAATATGGCGATGCGGTTGCTGAAATTGGAGCCGATGTCTTTTTTGTCCAAGCGACGGTGGTCTCAACGGCGCATTTATCGCCGGATGCCGTGATTCCCCTCGATTTAGCCCAATTCTGCGAAAGAATGCCAATGCCAGTAATTCTGGGCAACTGTGTGACAGAAGCCGTGGCTTACGACTTAATGAAAGCCGGAGCTTCTGGCGTCCTGGTTGGAATTGGTCCCGGTGCTGCTTGCACCTCTCGGGGTGTGTTGGGTGTGGGTGTCCCGCAAGCGACGGCAGTAGCAGATTGTGCCGCAGCCAGAGAGCAATATTACCAAGAAACGGGACGCTACGTGCCGATTATTGCCGATGGCGGTCTGGTGACCGGTGGTGATATTTGTAAATGTATTGCTTGTGGTGCTGATGCTGTGATGATTGGTTCGCCTTTTGCTCGTGCGGCAGAAGCCCCTGGACAAGGCTTTCACTGGGGCATGGCAACCCCCAGTCCAGTTTTACCCCGTGGCACACGTATTAGCGTGGGAACAACCGGCAGTGTGAAAGAAATTTTAACTGGACCCGCTCGTCTCGATGATGGGACTCATAACCTGTTAGGCGCATTAAAAACCAGTATGGGAACCTTAGGAGCGAAAAACCTCAAAGAGATGCAACAAGTAGAAGTGGTCATTGCGCCTTCTCTTTTAACCGAAGGCAAGGTTTACCAGAAGGCGCAACAGTTAGGAATGGGTAAATAA
- the amt gene encoding ammonium transporter translates to MMSQTKRKKKENITHQYSLWNSPLLQPIRFITRSFSPYWLACIPLAALIVIVTQSAAQAQHAFDLETVDMSDPAVIKGILDTVFVFFCAVLVIFMNAGFGMLETGFCRQKNAVNILSKNLIVFGIAVIGYWALGFAFMYGTGTSFMGFTGFFLSSSDPATYGLSPFPEGLPISVSFLFQVAFAATAATIVSGAVAERIKFVDFLIFALLLTAISYPITGHWVWGGGLLAEIPFLGGAGFHDFAGSTVVHSVGGWAALMGAAFVGPRTGKYREDGGTSAIPGHNMSLATLGCLILWIGWYGFNPGSELAATPNVTYIAMTTTLAAAAGGITATFTSWFKDGNPDLSMIVNGILAGLVGITAGCDAIPYPWAVLTGGIAGIIVVFSVAFFDAIHIDDPVGATSVHLVCGIWGTIAVALFGGANFVAQIIGILTIGGFTVLFSAIVWGILRATLGVRVGLEEEMQGLDIGEHSMEAYSGFVKEADVLSGGRSVSMSSQSGEIPRSSES, encoded by the coding sequence ATGATGTCTCAAACGAAACGAAAAAAGAAAGAAAATATTACTCATCAGTATTCCCTTTGGAACTCACCTTTATTACAACCCATACGATTTATTACTCGTTCTTTTTCTCCCTATTGGCTGGCTTGTATTCCTTTAGCTGCCTTGATTGTGATCGTCACCCAAAGTGCCGCTCAAGCTCAGCACGCCTTTGATCTCGAAACCGTTGACATGAGCGATCCTGCCGTCATCAAAGGCATCCTTGATACCGTTTTTGTATTTTTCTGTGCCGTACTGGTTATTTTTATGAATGCTGGTTTTGGCATGTTAGAAACTGGCTTCTGTCGTCAGAAAAATGCCGTCAACATTCTGTCCAAGAACTTAATCGTCTTTGGAATTGCAGTAATTGGATACTGGGCCCTTGGCTTTGCCTTCATGTATGGCACAGGAACCAGCTTTATGGGCTTTACAGGGTTTTTCCTTTCCAGTAGTGACCCCGCGACTTACGGGTTAAGCCCCTTCCCTGAAGGTTTACCGATTTCAGTGTCTTTCTTATTCCAAGTTGCCTTTGCCGCAACTGCTGCAACCATTGTTTCTGGGGCAGTGGCAGAACGGATTAAGTTTGTGGATTTCTTGATCTTTGCCTTGCTCTTAACAGCGATCTCCTATCCCATTACCGGACACTGGGTTTGGGGAGGCGGTTTACTCGCAGAAATTCCCTTTCTCGGTGGGGCTGGCTTCCATGATTTTGCCGGTTCAACGGTCGTTCACTCTGTTGGTGGCTGGGCAGCGCTGATGGGAGCAGCTTTCGTTGGTCCTCGGACTGGTAAATATCGCGAAGATGGGGGGACTAGTGCAATTCCGGGTCATAACATGAGTTTAGCGACCTTAGGCTGTTTAATTCTCTGGATCGGTTGGTACGGCTTTAATCCCGGTTCTGAGTTGGCAGCAACGCCCAATGTTACCTATATTGCAATGACCACCACTCTGGCGGCAGCAGCAGGCGGAATTACGGCTACCTTTACCTCTTGGTTTAAAGACGGGAATCCTGATTTGTCCATGATTGTCAATGGGATCCTAGCAGGCTTAGTCGGAATTACGGCAGGTTGCGATGCGATTCCCTATCCCTGGGCCGTCCTCACCGGGGGAATTGCAGGAATTATTGTTGTTTTCTCTGTCGCCTTCTTTGATGCGATTCACATTGATGATCCAGTCGGTGCCACTTCAGTTCACCTAGTCTGTGGGATTTGGGGAACCATAGCCGTTGCCCTTTTTGGCGGGGCCAACTTTGTTGCTCAAATTATTGGTATTTTAACCATTGGTGGCTTTACCGTGCTCTTTAGCGCCATTGTTTGGGGGATTTTGAGAGCAACTCTGGGCGTTCGCGTTGGTCTGGAAGAAGAAATGCAGGGCTTAGATATTGGGGAACACTCCATGGAAGCTTACAGTGGATTTGTGAAAGAAGCTGATGTCTTGAGCGGTGGTCGTAGTGTCTCCATGAGTAGCCAAAGTGGAGAAATACCACGCAGTTCCGAATCTTAG
- the scpB gene encoding SMC-Scp complex subunit ScpB: MNEPRLATQIEAILYLKGQPLSIKDISEYAHRNRAEIEDAILELMSDYAHRDSALEVVEMPNGYSLQLRSNHQKLLHHLVPAELGVGALRTLAAIALKNPILQTDLIELRGSTAYQQVQELVELGLVQKRREGRSYWLEVTDKFYQYFEIDDIKAI, from the coding sequence ATGAACGAGCCTCGTTTAGCAACACAAATTGAAGCCATTTTATACCTAAAAGGACAACCCCTTTCGATTAAAGACATTAGTGAGTATGCCCATCGCAATCGCGCTGAAATTGAAGATGCCATCTTAGAATTAATGTCGGATTATGCCCATCGCGATAGCGCCTTAGAAGTGGTAGAAATGCCCAATGGCTATAGCTTACAATTGCGATCCAACCACCAGAAACTGCTGCATCATTTAGTCCCCGCTGAATTAGGCGTAGGTGCCTTAAGAACCCTCGCCGCGATCGCGCTCAAAAACCCGATTTTACAGACGGACTTAATTGAATTGCGAGGTAGTACCGCCTACCAACAAGTGCAAGAATTGGTGGAATTGGGCTTAGTGCAAAAACGCCGTGAAGGACGGTCTTATTGGCTAGAAGTGACTGATAAGTTCTACCAATATTTTGAAATCGATGACATTAAAGCAATTTAG
- a CDS encoding TIGR02450 family Trp-rich protein, with product MAKKQNFPYLVGSKWTAQQQTWGWRHFEVVNRKNQGKWVFAEMVASCDGNVRFWINAQQLQDRDLWQPGWKPLQQL from the coding sequence ATGGCAAAGAAACAGAATTTTCCCTACCTAGTTGGCTCTAAATGGACTGCCCAACAACAAACTTGGGGGTGGCGACATTTTGAAGTGGTGAACCGTAAAAATCAAGGGAAATGGGTATTTGCGGAAATGGTTGCTTCTTGTGATGGGAATGTGAGATTTTGGATTAATGCGCAACAATTACAAGATCGAGATTTGTGGCAACCCGGTTGGAAACCCTTGCAACAATTATAA